In one Lycium barbarum isolate Lr01 chromosome 7, ASM1917538v2, whole genome shotgun sequence genomic region, the following are encoded:
- the LOC132601629 gene encoding uncharacterized protein LOC132601629 gives MPFEVREAKATEFENLRQNDMTVQDYYLKFVSLYRHAPHVVSDMRAMVRRFVLKLKLRFHRDANTAAQNDRMTISKILAFVQANETRLKEEEALQKQKDREFNKRAKSAGNFSQRGCQGGENRSQSQASMTDRGFQHPTCNTYGKKHSGVCHSGMDDYFGCGQPGHFLRDCPSVKQNIRGNSNIAQSTNSAAPRNCQAQQGGGAAKFRNTGSGQYRLYAMSGR, from the exons ATGCCATTTGAGGTTAGGGAAGCCAAGGCTACtgagtttgagaatctaaggcaGAATGACATGACTGTTCAGGACTATTATCTCAAGTTCGTGTCATTGTACAGACATGCTCCTCACGTGGTTTCGGATATGAGAGCCATGGTTAGAAGGTTTGTGCTTAAGCTTAAACTCAGGTTTCACAGGGATGCTAATACGGCTGCTCAGAATGACAGGATGACTATTTCGAAGATACTGGCATTTGTGCAAGCTAATGAGACTAGgctgaaggaagaagaagccctaCAGAAGCAGAAAGATagagagttcaacaagagggctaaGTCTGCTGGTAATTTCAGTCAGAGAGGATGTCAAGGAGGTGAAAACC GCTCACAGTCTCAGGCCAGCATGACCGACCGTGGTTTCCAACACCCTACTTGCAACACTTATGGTAAGAAGCACTCAGGAGTATGCCATTCGGGCATGGATGATTATTTTGGGTGTGGTCAGCCAGGTCATTTTCTACGGGATTGTCCATCAGTGAAACAGAATATCAGAGGTAACAGTAATATAGCTCAGTCCActaattcagcagctcctcgaaATTGCCAAGCCCAGCAGGGGGGTGGGGCAGCAAAGTTTAGAAATACAGGCAGTGGTCAATATCGTCTGTATGCAATGTCAGGACGTTAG